In Defluviitalea raffinosedens, one DNA window encodes the following:
- a CDS encoding virulence factor: MSNNSFRFSQKVVGQDRKAIALVIAEALEGQVRYTGAPGFAYEVNDGSTAGSWTVDRDSVVHSPEIRLDEIKSIRPVIDALNMAGLSAEGTMTITLSLEGFGETSLENLRNMLASKETLIKKALSLDRELEVLAENDEIAFPFWNANLNADEVQTYITLVKQMAEQAKAQKRVLRTEKPADNEKYAFRCFLLRLGFIGDDFKTERKVLLSRLSGNGAYRKGRAKAVDENERFS, encoded by the coding sequence ATGAGCAATAACAGCTTTCGTTTTTCACAGAAGGTTGTCGGTCAGGATAGGAAAGCCATTGCTTTAGTCATTGCTGAAGCCCTTGAAGGCCAGGTGCGCTATACCGGAGCGCCGGGTTTTGCGTATGAGGTAAACGACGGGAGCACTGCTGGTAGCTGGACGGTTGACAGGGACAGTGTGGTTCACTCGCCGGAAATCCGTCTTGATGAAATCAAAAGCATCCGTCCCGTTATTGACGCGCTGAATATGGCGGGTTTATCTGCAGAGGGAACCATGACAATTACTCTTTCTTTGGAGGGCTTTGGCGAGACAAGCCTTGAAAACCTTAGAAATATGCTGGCCAGCAAAGAGACGTTAATTAAGAAAGCACTGTCGCTTGACCGGGAACTTGAAGTATTAGCTGAAAATGACGAGATTGCCTTCCCTTTCTGGAACGCGAACCTAAATGCCGACGAGGTGCAGACGTATATCACGCTTGTAAAGCAGATGGCAGAACAGGCAAAAGCTCAGAAGCGTGTGCTGCGCACCGAAAAACCGGCAGATAATGAAAAATACGCTTTTCGCTGTTTCCTGCTTCGGTTAGGATTTATAGGAGATGATTTCAAAACCGAACGCAAGGTGCTGCTTTCAAGGCTGTCCGGCAACGGGGCGTACCGGAAAGGCAGAGCAAAGGCGGTGGACGAAAATGAACGATTTTCATAG
- a CDS encoding DUF6329 domain-containing protein, with amino-acid sequence MNDFHSTAFFVKHPFRIEDLKVPHRYEMRKRFAVVKTVELSKIDYDNFIADLYVDRTFIEENKGLCRIDEDGVWLCLLVKRRGQSDGVLVMPDGRDYPKYAAYYPGKEDEQ; translated from the coding sequence ATGAACGATTTTCATAGCACCGCCTTCTTTGTCAAGCATCCGTTTAGGATTGAGGATCTAAAGGTGCCGCATCGGTATGAGATGAGGAAACGATTTGCAGTTGTGAAAACTGTCGAACTTTCAAAGATTGACTATGACAACTTCATTGCCGACCTATACGTTGACCGCACATTTATTGAGGAAAACAAAGGGCTTTGCCGCATTGACGAGGATGGAGTGTGGCTTTGCTTGCTGGTTAAGCGGCGGGGACAGTCTGACGGAGTGCTGGTAATGCCGGACGGTAGGGATTATCCAAAGTACGCCGCATATTATCCTGGAAAGGAGGACGAGCAATGA
- a CDS encoding DUF4314 domain-containing protein, producing MSVRDYPSKETVLRLKEQYPPGTRVELICMDDPYSKLKPGDQGTVSFVDDIGTIHINWDSGSSLGAAYGVDMIRKL from the coding sequence ATGAGTGTAAGAGATTATCCTTCAAAAGAAACTGTCCTCCGCCTTAAAGAGCAGTATCCGCCGGGAACACGCGTCGAGCTTATCTGCATGGATGATCCGTACTCTAAGCTGAAACCGGGAGATCAAGGTACAGTTTCTTTTGTGGATGATATCGGAACCATACATATCAACTGGGACAGCGGTTCTTCCTTGGGCGCAGCTTATGGTGTGGATATGATCAGGAAGCTGTAA